GGTCGCGGGCAGGATGAAGGTGTAGCCGCCGGGGGTCGCCGCCTTGACCGAGCGGAACAGCGCATTGCTCACATGCACGAACTGCCCAAACTGGGCAAAGTCTCTGCAAACCAGGGTGAAGTGATGGTCACTGCCGAGGTTGCGGATCTCTCTGATCCGGTCGATGCCCTCCTTGTTGCCCAGCCGGCACCCCAGCGCGTAGCCCGAGTCCGTTGGGTACGCGATCAGCCCGTCCGTACGCAGAATCTCGACCACCTGGCCGATCAGCCGGGGTTGGGGACTGTCCGGATGCACATCGAAGTATTTCGCCACACCCCCGAGCTTAGGAGCGGACACCACCCCGCATGACACGCGCCCCTCGAGGCGGAGCCTCCGGCGGGCGGCAAGGTCCTCGGCATCGCCTCCCGCCCGCGCCGCCACGGCGTCCGTGCCGGTCATCGTCGTGCGGGCCTCGTACGGACGCTCACGTGAAGCGCCCGGTCGCGGCCCCGTCGATGGTGAGCGCTCAGGCCGCCGGTCTCGACCACCGGGCGGTCCGGGCCACCCTCGACCGGGAGTTCCACCACAGCCTGAGCACGGTCGGGGTGTCGCGCGCCTCCTTCGGCCTCTCCCTGCCGGGCACCGCACCGGGGAGTCCACGGCCATGCCGGGACGGGGTGGAGCACGTTGTTCAGAGTTGATTGTCAGGCGAACGCCCTCTGATCGCGAACAATCCCGGCCTGCTAGACAGAAGCGCACGGAACCCCGTTGTGAGCGGAAGATCCGGGCCCCGCGCGGCCCATGCCCCTCAGACGGTCCACGACCCTTTTTCCCAAGGAGAACTCCATGCGTCCACGTCGCATCATCGCGGTGCCGGCCCTGGCAGCGGTTGGTCTGCTGCTCGGCACCTCCCCCGTCTTCGCCGACCCCGGGTCCCCGGTGGCGCCCCCGGCCCCGACGCGGGTGTCCGTTCCGTCGGTCAACGCCCCCTCCACCGATTCCTCGACGGCTCTGGCCGACCCGTGCTGGAACAGGGAGAACAGGTGGTGGTGCAGCAACAGAACGTCGGCGCCCATCTACGAGGCCGGAACCAGCAACATCGTCGACTACCTCCGGACCAACCCCAGCGTCTTCGTCTGCCGGGCCGAGGGCGCCCGCAACAACAACGGCCCTCACCCCAACCGGTGGGAGTGGACCAACGGTGACGTCACCGGCCGGTGGGGGTACGTGATGGACAGCTGGATCTCCAGCGAGACCGACCCCCTGCCCGTCTGCTGAACAGCTGCCCTGACGACGCCCGCCCACCGGCCCCTCGCCGGGGTGCCCGCGCGACGTGGGGCGGCCCCGGCTACGGGCACGGCGGCCGGTAGGGCAGGCCGGAGAAGTACCGGTCCCACTCCGGCGCTGTGATCCGCGGGTGGGCCAGCCGGCACAGCCGGGCGGCGACGCGTTCGGCGTCGGTCTCCCACAGCAACGCCGTGCGGTCGTAGCCACCGGTCGCCACGGTGTGCCGGTCCGGGCTGAACGCCACCGAGGACACGCGGTCGGTGTGGGCTTCGAGGGAGGTCCGCTGCAGGGGGCGCCGCGGGTCGGTGAGGTCCCACACCCGGGTGGTGCCGTCATTGCCCGCGGTGGCCAGCAGGCGCCCGTCCGGGCTGAAGGCCACCATGTTGACGCTGTCGGTGTGGCCGATCGGGGCGGCCAGCGGCACGGGGCGCCGGGGGTCGGCGATGTCCCACAGCCGTGCGGTGTCGTCGAAGCTGGCGGTGGCCAGGGTACGGCCGTCCGGGCTGAACGCGACCGAGACCAGGCCGTCGCCGTGGCCGGTCAGCGTCGCGCGGAGCCGGTGGTCGCGCACGTTCCACAGCCGGGCCGTCCTGTCGGAGCCCGCGGTGGCCACGGTGTGTCCGTCGGGGCTGAACGCCACCGCGTTCACCCCCATCGGGTGGGGGAGCACCGCCAGCTGGCGGGGCCGACCGGGGGCGGTGATGTCCCACAGCCGGGCTGTGTTGTCCCAGGCGGCGGTGGCGACGGTGCGTCCGTCCGGGCTGAAGGCGGCCGCGTTGACGTTGTCGCTGTGACCGGTGAGGGTGAGCAGGTGGCGGGGGCGGTGCGGGTCGCCGACGTCCCAGACCCGGACGGTGCGGTCACGGCTCGCGGTGACCAGCCTGCGCCCGTCGGCACTCACGGCGACGGTGTTGACCCGGCTGCCGTGCCCGGTAAGGCGGGTGGCGTAGGGGACGGCGAAGGTCCCGAGCAGGCTGTCGCGGGCCTCGCCGGTGGGCGACAGGCGGTAGGCGGCCAGGCTGAGCTGCGCGGACAGGGCCGGATTGGCGTCGCGCAGGTCGGTGGCCTCGGCGGCAACCTTCTGCGACAGGGCGATGTCGCGTTGCTGCGTGACGGTCCGCTGGGCCCGGAAGGCGTACACGGTCGTCGTGGTGGCCAGGACGAGCAGGACGGCGAGCAGCGCCGCGAGCTGCCGCAGCCTGCGGGTACGGCGGCGGGCGGCCTCCTGCTCCCGGGCCTCGGCCGCGATGCCTGCCTCCAGGAACCCCCTCTCCCCCGGCGACAGCAGGGAGTGGTTCCCGGCGGCCCAGTCCCTGGCGACGGCGAGGCGGGTGCCCCGGTAGAGGGCACCCTCGTCGCGGTCCTCCGACTCCCAGGCCTGTGCCGCCTCGGTGATCCGGCGGTGGATCCGCAGCCCCTCGCGGTCTTCGGTGAGCCAGTCACGGAGCCGCGGCCAGGAACGGATCACCTCCTCGTGAGCGAGCTCCACGGTGTCGTCGTCGAGGGTGACAAGCCGGGCGCCGGCCAGCCTCTCCAGGACGGCGGCGGTGTCGGGGTGCTCGATCTCGCCACGGGTGATGCGGCGTTTGGTGTCCTCCGTGCCTTCGCCGAGCGCGGTGAGCCGCAGGAAGACCTGCCGGGCGAGGGCCTGACGCTCGGGGCCGAGCGCGCTGTAGACCTCCTCGGAGGTCCGGGCGACGGCACGCTCGATCCCGCCCGTGGCCTCGTACCCGGCGAGGGTGACGGTGTTCCCGCGACGGCGCCCCCAGGCCTCCAGCAGCGCGTGGGACACCAGCGGCAGCACACCCGGCTGGCCGGTGGCGTCGGCGACGAGCCGGGAGACCAGGGCGACCTCGACCCGGTAGCCCATGTCGACGGCCGGTTGGGTGATGGCGCGGCGTAGCTCCTCGGTGGTCATCGGCCCGACGAGCACCTGGGAGTCCTGCAGGACCTCGGCGAGGTCGGGATAGCGCGCGCAGTGGGGGTAGAAGTCGGTCCGCACGCCGAGGATCACCCGGGTCCGGCTGTCGGGGTCACGGGCCGCGGCGACCAGGGCCGCGATGAAGGCGGCGCGTTCCGCGAGGTCGGGGCAGAGGGTGAAGATCTCCTCGAACTGGTCCACGACGAGGACGACGTCGGTGGCCGAGGCGTGCCTGGCGAGGAGCTGACGGGTGGCCAGGCCCAGGTTGCGCGGATCGCCGGTGAGCTCGGCGAGGAGGCCGCCGGGGGTGACGCCGAGCCGCGCGGCCAGATGTACCGCGCACTCGCGCAGCGGATGGGTTCCCGGGGTGATCGCCAGCACCGGGTGGGAGCCGAGGGCGGGAACCAGGCCGGCTCGCAGGAGTGAGGACTTTCCTGATCCGGACGCGCCGAGCACGGCGATGAATCGGTGCCGTGACAGGTGGGCGACGACCTTTTCCACCAGTCGCTCGCGGCCGAAGAACCGGTTCGCGTCCTTCGGCCCGAAGCTCCTCAGCCCGACGTACGGGGGCGTCTCACCCGCCGTTTCCGAGGGGTCCGGCCGGTTGGACTCCTCGGCCAGCGAACGCCACCGCGCCTCCCATTCCGCCGGATCGGCCCCGCACGCCTTCGCGTAGGCCACGGTGACGGCCATGCTGGGAAGTTTGCGTCCCCCGGCGGCCTCGGAAAGGGTGCCGGCGGAGTAGTGCGCCCGTTTGGCGAGCTCACGGTAGGACGGGTTGCCCGCTTTCACGCGTAATCGGCGAAGGTCCGCCGCGAACCGAAGTAAACGATCGTCACCGTCGTCAAGTGGTCGTTCCCGACGAGGCATCTTCGCCCCCTAGTCACCTCGCACCCGGGGTTTCATTGTTCAGCCGTTGTCGTTCGGCGTCCAGAGGGTGACACCGGCCCCCCGCCACCCCCTGTACCGGACACCGGCACCTCGAACGCGGCCGGCGCCGCGCGGGCGCCTCCACGGCGGGGTCATCGTACGGACCAGCGCTGTGCCCCGGAGCCGTTGCACTCCCACAGCTGTACCGGTGTCGCGTTCGCGGTCCCGCTCGCCGCGGGAACGCGAGAAGCCGGACGCCCGCCGGGAAAGGCGCGGGTGTCCGGCTTCAGTACCGGGTCAGACCTGTCGGGCGAGCCCCTTCTCGACCGCCTCGATGATCCGTGGCCGCAGCTCGGCGCAGCTGATGATCGCGTCCACCGAGCCGACGTCGACCGCCCGCTGGATGCTGTGCACGCGGTCGAACTCGGTGGCCACCTCGGTCAGCTTCTCGGCCCGCACGGACGACCGCAGCTCGGCCAGCTCGGCGGAGAGCGCGGCCCGCGTGGCGGCCGGCGCCTCCGCGACGCGGGCGGCGAGCGCGAGCACGCGGGGGTCGTTGCCGGTCCGCTTGTCGACGTCGCGCGCGAAGACCACCGCGGCGGCCGGAGCACCGCCGAGCACCGAGGCGAACGAGCCCTCGACCGCGAGCACGGTCAGGTTCGGGTTGAGCGCCTTGGAGAACACCACGAACGCGCCGCCGTGGTATCGAGAGATCACGCAGAACACGATGGGGCCCTTGAAGTTCACCACCGCGCGGCCGATCTCCGCGCCGTACTCCAGCTGCAGCTTGCGCATCGACTCGGGCGACCCGTCGAACCCCGACAGGTTGGCCAGCACGACCAGCGGACGGTTCCCGCTGGCGGCGTTGATGGCTCGGGCGGCCTTCTTGGACGACCTCGGGAACAGGGTGCCCGCGGTGTAGGTGTCCGGGCCGTCGGTGGGGGGGAATCCGCGACGCGGCACGGACCGGGACTCGATGCCCAGCAGGCACACCGGCCGGCCACCGAGGTGGACGTCCTGGACCGCGGCGGTGTCCGCGTCGGCCATGCCCGCCCACCGCTCCAGCACCGGGTGGTCCTGGTCGGACAGCGCGCGCATGACGGTGCGGATGTCAAACGGCTTCTTGCGGTCCGGGTTGGACTCGGCGGAGAAGATCTGACCCACCGTCGTGAAGTCGCTGTCCGGCACGGCGTGCGGGAACGTCGACACGTCGCGGTCCACCGGGTCGCCGGTGACCGCCCTGCGCGGACCGCTCTCCCCCGGCGCGACGTAACTGTGGTCGTAGTGCGACATCAGGATCTCCCGCGCGCCACGGATGTCCGGCGCCCAGTACTGCGCCTGGCCGTTCGGGCCCATGATCCGGTCGTACCCGCCGATGCCGTGGTTGTCCTCGGCGGACACGCCGCCGGAGAAGTCGAGCGACTGCTTGCCCGTCAGCACCATCGCGGAGTCGGGCGTCATCACCAGGATGCCCCTGGTGTGCATGAGCATCGTGGCCTCGGCGTTCCAGTACGGCTGGGCGCCGACGTTGATGCCCGCGACCACGATGTTGATCTCGCCGCCGTCCTGGGTGAAGTTCACGATCCGCTTCAGCGCGGCCGCCACCCAGTCCATGTTCTCGGTGCCGGACGACATCGAGATCCGGGCGCCCGCGGAGAGCGCGAACCACTCCAGCGGCACCCGCATCCGCTCGGCCATGTCGAGCGCGGCGATCACCCGCGCGCACTCGGGCTCGGACAACGCGCCGAGCGCCTTCGTCGGGTCGCCCAGCAGCACGACGCGGGTCATGCCCTCCGGGTGGCGCGGCGTGGGCGTGCTGACGACACCCGCGACGAGCGCGGCGGTGTTGCGCCCCTTGGGCCGGTTCACCGGCACCAGCCTGGAGTGCTCGTTCAGGTCGTACTCGGTGAACGAGCCGAACGGCCCGGCGAGCATGCCGGTCAGCTCGTACGGGTGGTGCGTGCCGCGGCTGTGCGCGCGCAGCACTTCCTGGCGGTAGTCGTCCAGCGGCTCGATGGGCTCGGCCGGCGGCGGCACGACGGACAGCCGCACGCCGGAGCCCACGTCGTAGCCGATCCGGACGGCGATGTCGACGAGCTCGCCGGTGGCGCCGTCGCGGCGCCTGCCGAGGAACAGCACCTCCTCCAGGCCCGCGCCCGCCGTCGTCGGCAGCACGCGCTTCGCCACGGTGTTCAGGTCGTCCGGCGAGAGATCGTTCGGCGGCCACACATAGATGACGATCCGGTTCGTGGCGGACGCCTTCGCGCCGGGCTTCTTGGCCCGGCGGATCGCGTCGAGGCACGTGGCCAGGATGTCCTCGGCCGCGGGCAGCGCGACGAGCCTGCCCTCGTCGTCGCGCAACGGGGTCAGGTCGCGGACCTGCCCCAGGGCGACGAGGCGCTCGTCGGACGGGTTCTGCCGTGCCGTGGCGCGGAAGAGGTAGACCTCCTCGTCGGGCGCGGGCAGCCGGGTGAGGTCGAAGTCGCGCAACCGCCCCAGCTGCATGCGCTCGGCGATGCGCGGGTGCAGACCGCGCAGCAGCCGTTCCTCCACGAAGCCGTCCGCGGACGGCCGGAAGGTGAAGTGGTGGTGCATCACGGCGCCGCTGTTGCCCGCGACGGTCGTGGCGATGCGGCCGATCCGGTTCGACGGCTGCTGCTCGACCATGACCTCGCGCAGGCGCGCGGCCATCTCCTCGGGATCGCTCGGGCCGTCCGGCCAGGTCAGGTAGATGTCCGCCACCAGCTCGCCGTCACCGGCGAGCTCGTCGACCGCCTTGACGGCCTCGGCCAGCGCCAGGAAGTCGACCGCGGTGGCCACGACGCGGCCGACGCCGGTCGCGGTGCGGTGTTCGGCGACGACGAACGTGCAGCCCGCCACCTTGCTCACCCGGATGTCGCTGAGCGCGCGGTTGCCGTAGTAGCGGCGGCTCAGCACCTCCAGCAGCGGCACGGGGTCCACGCCCTCGCGGCCGATCCGCTGGCCGACCAGCCG
This region of Streptosporangium sp. NBC_01495 genomic DNA includes:
- a CDS encoding L-threonylcarbamoyladenylate synthase; its protein translation is MAKYFDVHPDSPQPRLIGQVVEILRTDGLIAYPTDSGYALGCRLGNKEGIDRIREIRNLGSDHHFTLVCRDFAQFGQFVHVSNALFRSVKAATPGGYTFILPATKEVPRRLLHPKKKTVGVRIPDHVVTQALLAELGEPLVSSTLLLPDEAEPLTQGWEIKERLEHVVDAVIDAGECGAVPTTVVDFSQDEPEILRRGTGDPSLFE
- a CDS encoding nSTAND1 domain-containing NTPase, translated to MPRRERPLDDGDDRLLRFAADLRRLRVKAGNPSYRELAKRAHYSAGTLSEAAGGRKLPSMAVTVAYAKACGADPAEWEARWRSLAEESNRPDPSETAGETPPYVGLRSFGPKDANRFFGRERLVEKVVAHLSRHRFIAVLGASGSGKSSLLRAGLVPALGSHPVLAITPGTHPLRECAVHLAARLGVTPGGLLAELTGDPRNLGLATRQLLARHASATDVVLVVDQFEEIFTLCPDLAERAAFIAALVAAARDPDSRTRVILGVRTDFYPHCARYPDLAEVLQDSQVLVGPMTTEELRRAITQPAVDMGYRVEVALVSRLVADATGQPGVLPLVSHALLEAWGRRRGNTVTLAGYEATGGIERAVARTSEEVYSALGPERQALARQVFLRLTALGEGTEDTKRRITRGEIEHPDTAAVLERLAGARLVTLDDDTVELAHEEVIRSWPRLRDWLTEDREGLRIHRRITEAAQAWESEDRDEGALYRGTRLAVARDWAAGNHSLLSPGERGFLEAGIAAEAREQEAARRRTRRLRQLAALLAVLLVLATTTTVYAFRAQRTVTQQRDIALSQKVAAEATDLRDANPALSAQLSLAAYRLSPTGEARDSLLGTFAVPYATRLTGHGSRVNTVAVSADGRRLVTASRDRTVRVWDVGDPHRPRHLLTLTGHSDNVNAAAFSPDGRTVATAAWDNTARLWDITAPGRPRQLAVLPHPMGVNAVAFSPDGHTVATAGSDRTARLWNVRDHRLRATLTGHGDGLVSVAFSPDGRTLATASFDDTARLWDIADPRRPVPLAAPIGHTDSVNMVAFSPDGRLLATAGNDGTTRVWDLTDPRRPLQRTSLEAHTDRVSSVAFSPDRHTVATGGYDRTALLWETDAERVAARLCRLAHPRITAPEWDRYFSGLPYRPPCP